One region of Candidatus Poribacteria bacterium genomic DNA includes:
- a CDS encoding DUF5615 family PIN-like protein, with amino-acid sequence MLPPLVADANIAYAVVEFLRSQGVDVLYVREEGWQFYADRDILANAHAMHRFVLTHDSDFGKLAVYLKHPTTGIIHLRPGGRPSVEVIADLQALLKMQGDWTPPLIAVYLIFRD; translated from the coding sequence ATGTTACCACCACTTGTTGCTGATGCAAATATTGCTTATGCCGTTGTTGAGTTCTTGCGGTCGCAAGGTGTTGATGTGCTCTATGTTCGTGAAGAAGGATGGCAGTTCTATGCTGATCGAGACATTCTCGCGAACGCTCACGCAATGCACCGCTTTGTTTTAACGCATGATTCCGACTTCGGGAAACTCGCTGTCTATTTGAAACACCCGACTACGGGGATTATCCATCTGCGACCCGGTGGTCGTCCATCAGTCGAAGTCATCGCAGACTTACAAGCACTACTCAAAATGCAGGGGGATTGGACCCCGCCTTTGATTGCCGTTTACCTAATCTTCCGAGACTAA
- a CDS encoding DUF433 domain-containing protein gives MARIIANPGILGGKPIIEGTRLSVAHILGLLASGMSNQEIIADYPDLTEESIRAVLSYAARALQNEIVIDVVSHRDGAP, from the coding sequence ATGGCCAGAATTATTGCCAATCCCGGAATTCTCGGTGGAAAACCGATTATTGAGGGCACACGCCTTAGTGTGGCACATATATTGGGATTATTGGCAAGTGGTATGTCCAATCAGGAGATTATTGCAGACTATCCAGATTTGACTGAAGAAAGCATTCGGGCGGTATTGTCCTACGCTGCACGGGCACTCCAGAATGAGATTGTGATTGATGTTGTCTCCCACCGAGACGGTGCACCATAA